The following is a genomic window from Deltaproteobacteria bacterium.
GCCATCACGAAGCCCGATGCGCTCTGGGCCGCATGCAGCGTCGCCCCGACCGGCGAGGTCCTCGCGAACGGCGGCGTACGCAGGCAAGCGACCCACCAGACCCCTGGCGAGTACCTGCTCGCGCTCGACGCGCCGATCGACGAGACGCAGTGCGTGGTGCTCGCGACGCTCCGCGAAGGCGACGCGAGCTTCATCCGGTGGAGCAAGCCGGACGACCGCACGCTCCTCGTGCGCACGTTCAACACAGCAGGCGATCCGACGGACGCGCCCTTCGACGTCCTGATCATCAAGCCCTGAGTCACCGGAGCGCTATGGCGCTCTAGCGTTGGAGTGTCTTCGTGGGCCTTCTCGACCGACAGAGCCGCGAGAACGTGGGCCGCGCCGTGCCGGTGCTCCCCGGGCAACGGCAGTCGCTCGCGCGCATCTCCGGACCCGACGCGGAGGGCCAGCTCGTCACGATCACGCTCACGACGCCCATGCTCGACGCCACGACCGGCGCCGAGGGCGACGAGCCGGAGGCCTCCGCCGTCATCCTCTGGGGCAGCGGGGGCACGAACGCCGAGGCCGAGGTCGACTTCGCACGCGGCCTCGTGCTCTCGGTCGCTGGCTCCGCGATCGAGGTCGTCGGCCGGAACGAGGCGCGTCCCGATGCGCCCGGCGCTCGCTCGCTCACGCTGGGCGCGTTCATCGCGCAAGGCGGTCGGCCCGCAGGCGAGGGGCAACGGCCGCGGCGGACGCTCCGCACGGACGAGCTCGTCGCCGGTGCCGTTCCCGCCGTGCTCGAGGTCCCTCGATTCGCCGCGCGCGTGGAGCTGCTCGCATCACCGGCCGGAGCGGCGTTTCTCGCCGACGTGCAGACACGCGGCGGCCTCTCGCTCTACCAGCTCGACGCGCCCGGCTCCTACCCGCTCGCGAGCGGCGCGCGCCGGCTCGTCGTCACCAACCCCGGCGGGCCGCCCGTGCGCGTCGTCGCCGTCTTCGCGATCGCGCTGTGACGGCCGCGGCTCCCACGACCGCGCGCATCTGCCCGGTGCCACCGCTCGAGCCGTCGCGCTCGCGCGTGTCGTCACCCTACGGGACGCGCCAGCGCCCGAGCGGCCGGCGCTTCCACTACGGGATCGACATCGCCGCGCGCGTGGGCGAGCCCGTGCGCGCCGTCCTTCCTGGCGTCGTCACGCACGCGACGGCGAACGGCGCCCGCGGCTTCGGCGGCTACGGGCACACGGTCGTGCTCCGACACGCGGGCGGCTTCTGGACGCTCCACGCGCACCTGAGCCGTCTCGGCGTCGAGGTCGGCCAGGTCGTGCAGGCCGGCGACGTCGTCGGCTACGTCGGGCAGACCGACGGCCGCGACGGTCGCCCCGGCACCTTCGGTGTCCCGCCGCATCTGCACTTCGAGGTCCGCACGCGCTCGCTCCCCGCCGCGTACGGTGACGGCAACCACGACCCGGTCCCGTGGCTCGAAGCGCTCGGCATCGGCGTCGGCTCCGATCGTCGCTTCCGCATCATCCCGGGCTCGTTCGCCGACTGCGGCGCCGCGAGGCCGACCGTCGTGGCTCCCACGCCCGCACCGGCCCCTCCGCCAGCGCCCTCCCCTCCCGTGGCCGCGACACCCGCACCGCCGGCAACACCTCCGACCCCGACGCCCTCGCCTCCGGCACCAGCACCGCAGCAGCCGCCCGTGATCGCCCCGCCAGCGCCCTCACCTGCTCCGACGTGGACGCTCCCGCCCCTGCCGCCGCTCTGGCCTTCCTGGCCCCTTCCCGCGCCTCCCGTGACGGCGCCCTCCCCGCCCCCTCCACCGGCGCGTCGCCGTCGCTCGCCCGTGCCCGGTCTCGCCGTCGCCGCGATCGGGACGTTCGTCACCTTCGCCGTGCTCGCTGCGCGAGGCTTCCGATGAGCCGCTCGGCCCACGCGCTCGGCCTCGCCACGCTGCGCGCCGCCGCGGCTCGGAGCACCCCGGCTCGCCATCGTGCGTCGAGCGACCGCGCGCACGTCGGCGCCATCATCAGCCCGACCGACTACCTGGAGCGGCTCGGCCAGATCAACACGAGCATCCGTCTCCTCGATCGCGACTATCACCGCGCCTATCGCGAGCACCGCATCAGCCGCGAGCTGCTCGAGCAGTGGAACATCTGGTTTGGCGACTGGACCGAGTTCTACGCGACCAACAACACGTGGATCTCGGGCTTCTACGGCGGCACCCTCCAGCAAGCCGAGGAGCACAACCTCCGCGCGCGAGAATGGCGACAGCGCCTCGAGCAGTCCGCTCCTGGCGCCGTCACCGCTCCCGGCGCACCGACCCCCGGCGGCGCCGCCGATCGCGCGACCGGCGGCGGCTTCGACCTCACCAAGATCGCGATCGCTGGCGTCGTCGCGATCGCTGGCGTCGTCGCGCTCGGCCGCGTCCTGCGCTGAGACGTCTTGACCCTG
Proteins encoded in this region:
- a CDS encoding M23 family metallopeptidase, giving the protein MSSPYGTRQRPSGRRFHYGIDIAARVGEPVRAVLPGVVTHATANGARGFGGYGHTVVLRHAGGFWTLHAHLSRLGVEVGQVVQAGDVVGYVGQTDGRDGRPGTFGVPPHLHFEVRTRSLPAAYGDGNHDPVPWLEALGIGVGSDRRFRIIPGSFADCGAARPTVVAPTPAPAPPPAPSPPVAATPAPPATPPTPTPSPPAPAPQQPPVIAPPAPSPAPTWTLPPLPPLWPSWPLPAPPVTAPSPPPPPARRRRSPVPGLAVAAIGTFVTFAVLAARGFR